From Bacillus basilensis, a single genomic window includes:
- a CDS encoding IS3 family transposase (programmed frameshift) codes for MAKFTADEKIQIVLRYLNGNESYREMGRSIGISDTIILNWVNQYKQNGVEAFLKRCTNYTQQFKLDVLNFMIENGMSLFETAAIFNIPAPSTISVWKKQFETQGIDALQSKKKGRLSMKKDSNKQLKQALAEGSVEALEARIQQLEMENEYFKKVECLSSKQGKITKQDKAQVVYELRHKYSVKALVELATIPRSTYYDLVKKMNRPDVDADLKAEIKAIYEENEGRYGYRRIRDELTNRGQKVNHKKVQRIMKELGLKCVVRMKKYKSYKGKVGRIAPNFLERNFHTDAPNQKWVTDITEFKLFGEKLYVSPVLDLYNGEIITYTIGSRPTYSLVSEMLEKALERLPETHQLLMHSDQGWHYQMRQYVCTLESRAIVQSMSRKGNCYDNAVIENFFGIMKSEFLYIKEFESVEHFKRELEKYIDYYNTKRIKAKLKMSPVQYRTHFYQAA; via the exons TACTGCTGATGAAAAAATACAAATCGTTCTACGTTATTTGAACGGAAATGAAAGTTATCGAGAAATGGGTAGATCGATCGGTATAAGTGACACAATCATTTTGAATTGGGTAAACCAATATAAACAGAATGGTGTGGAAGCTTTTCTAAAACGATGTACAAATTACACACAACAATTTAAACTAGACGTACTAAACTTTATGATTGAAAACGGTATGTCCTTATTTGAGACGGCAGCTATCTTTAACATTCCTGCCCCTTCAACGATTTCTGTTTGGAAAAAACAGTTCGAAACACAAGGAATTGATGCCCTTCAATCTAAGAAAAAGGGGCGTCTATCCATGAAAAAAGATTCAAATAAACAATTAAAACAAGCTTTAGCTGAAGGGTCAGTCGAAGCACTTGAAGCACGTATTCAACAGCTTGAGATGGAAAATGAGTACT TTAAAAAAGTTGAATGCCTTAGTTCAAAACAAGGAAAAATCACGAAACAAGACAAAGCGCAAGTAGTCTATGAATTAAGGCATAAATATTCGGTGAAGGCACTCGTGGAGCTAGCTACTATTCCTCGAAGCACGTATTATGATTTAGTAAAGAAAATGAATCGTCCAGATGTAGATGCCGATTTGAAAGCGGAGATTAAAGCGATTTATGAGGAAAATGAAGGTCGTTATGGTTACCGTCGCATTCGTGATGAATTAACGAATCGTGGTCAGAAAGTGAATCACAAGAAGGTTCAGCGCATTATGAAAGAGCTTGGATTAAAGTGTGTTGTGCGTATGAAAAAATATAAGTCTTATAAAGGAAAAGTTGGTAGAATTGCACCTAATTTTTTAGAGCGTAATTTTCATACAGATGCACCGAATCAAAAATGGGTAACAGACATCACAGAGTTTAAATTATTTGGAGAAAAACTGTATGTATCACCTGTATTAGATTTGTATAATGGTGAAATTATTACCTATACAATTGGTTCTAGACCGACGTATTCACTTGTTTCAGAGATGTTAGAGAAAGCATTGGAACGTTTACCTGAAACCCACCAGCTACTGATGCATTCAGATCAAGGATGGCATTATCAAATGAGACAGTACGTCTGTACACTTGAATCAAGAGCTATCGTCCAGAGTATGTCTCGAAAAGGCAACTGTTACGACAACGCAGTAATAGAGAATTTCTTTGGGATTATGAAGTCGGAGTTCCTCTACATAAAAGAGTTTGAAAGTGTAGA